Within the Catalinimonas niigatensis genome, the region TTCGGTGAAAGCGACTTCAAAGCCTTTTTCCTCAGCCATGTTTTGTAAAGCTGCTTTACCGGCTTCAATAGATTCATGCCGGAAGGCTTCGGTTTTACTAAAAACCAGTACGTTAATTTTTTGGGATTCTTTACAGGAACTGCAAACGAGAAAGATTCCTAAAATGAAATAGGAAAAGTGAAGTGCTTTTAATTTCATCTGAAATTTGTTAGGTATTATTACAAATGTATAAAATAACTTTTAATGTCTAAATTATAGACAATAAATTTTTATTGCTTACTTTTGATCAAATCTTAGCAGTAAGGTGAAAACTCCAAAACCATTCTTTGACTTAGAACCTAAGCAGATAAATTTTAGACAACCTTTAACAGACTCTATAATGGTAAACTCTCTAACTCCTGATCAGAAAAAATTTTTGCGTGTGGTTGTATCATGCTTGCTGACCTTTATGGTCAAGGTAAGCTCTGCACAAACCTTTACTTATGCAGATCCTTCGCTGATTGCTCTGTATCCCCAACAAAATGACTTTAGAAATACTCTGAACCTATCGGGAATGTGGGAGTTTAAAAAAGACTCATTGGAAGTAGGCGAAACTGAAAACTGGCAAAACGGCCTTGAAGGTGCTCGTTCTATCGCTGTACCAGGAAGTTGGAATGAGCAATTTGCTGATGGCAGAAATTATCTGGGAATGGCCTGGTACGAAACAGAAAGCTATGTGCCTGCCTCCTGGCAAGGTCAGCGCATCTTTCTTAGAGTAGGATCTGCGAATTATGCCGCCAAAGTTTGGGTCAACGGACAGCCCGTGGGTAGGCATGAAGGAGGGCATTTACCTTTTGCTTTTGAGATTGGTAAGCTGATCAACTGGGGAGAAACGAACAGAGTTAGCATACAGATTGAAAATTATCTAAAGCCTTCCCGAGTACCTACTGGTAATGTGACCGGAGGACCTTTTCAGAGTTTTCCAAAAGCCAACTATGATTTCTTTCCCTACGCCGGTTTGCATCGGGATGTCTGGTTGTATTCTATACCTAACACCGCTTCCATTAAAGACATCACCATCAAAACGGATTTTGAAAACACTACTGGAAGCATAGAAGTAATTGTTGAATCAGAAGGTAATGCCCGGCAGGGTAAAGTGGTGATTTCTGGAAACGAAGGGCAGCAATATGAGGCTGATTTTCGTTTTGTAAATAACACATCCTCTGCTACCGTCTCCATTCCTGATGTGAGGCTTTGGTCACCCGATGACCCCTATCTTTATCAGGTGGATGTAACCATTGGCAGTAGCAGAAACCCCGGTGATCGTTATAGCCTGGAAACGGGAGTCAGGACCATTAGTGTAACGGAAAATCAGCTGTTGTTGAATGGCGAACCCATCTTTTTAAAAGGCTTTGGCAAGCACGAGGACTTTCCGATTTTTGGCAAGGGCACTGCTCATCCGGTGATGGTAAAAGATTATGCATTGATGAAATGGACAGGGGCAAACTCATTCCGTACCTCACACTATCCTTACGACGAAGAATATATGCGGATGGCGGACCGTGAGGGTTTTCTGGTGATTGATGAAACACCTGCCGTAGGTCTGTATTTTCATGGCGATACTACTGAACTGGCTCAACGGCAGGCGATGTGTAAACAATATATTGAGGAGATGATCAGCCGTGATAAGAATCATCCATCGGTGATTATGTGGTGTATCGCCAACGAACCCTTTCCGGAAAGCCTGAATCCCAGTGCCGGTTCCAGAGAAGCTACTCCCGAAAGCGTCGCTTTATTCCAGGAGCTTTTTGATCTGGTAAAAGAAAAGGATGACACTCGCCTGGCTACTCTGGTGGGCGTCATGGGTGGCCCTGCCGAATGGCTAGGTTTGTCCGATATCATTTGTATCAACCGTTATTATGGCTGGTATACCCATTTGGGTGACATGGAAGGAGCGACTCAATTACTGGGAATGGAACTGGATGGGCTGCACCAGAGATTTAAAAAACCCATCATCATCACGGAATTTGGAGCCGATACTTATCCGGGTATGCATGCCGTTGAACCAGAGATGTTTACCGAAGAGTTTCAAACCCAATTTATCAAAGCCTACTTAGATGTGGCCGACGCCAGGGATTACATGGCAGGGATGCATGTCTGGGCTTTTTCTGATTTTAGAACCAGCCAGGGACTTATACGTTTTGGGGGCGTGAACTACAAGGGTGTGTTTACCCGAGACAGAAAACCAAAAGTCGCAGCCTACTTCTTAAGGTCTCGTTGGACAGAATAAATATTTTAAGAAAGAGTTATTTTCAGTATTAAAGCGTAAAAAAAGATTCATTTAATTATTAATTTTTTATGCTTTAGTTAAACCAATCATCAGATATGAAGGCGTTGAGCCAGCAGAATTTTATTCAGCAGTTGTCTATTGACTGTGTCATCTTTGGCTATCAGGAAAAACAGCTTAAAGTATTGGTTCCCAAACTTGATTTCAAAGGAGACTTCTGGGCTTTGCCCAGCGGGTTTATTTTTCAGGATGAGGGGATTGATCAGGCGGCCCGCAGAATTCTGGAAGAAAGAACGGGTATCAGAGATGTTTTTCTGGAGCAGTTTAAAGTATTCGGAAAGGCAGGGCGAACCAATATTAAATTTTTTGAGCGGATGATAGCGCTGAACGAGGAAAAGCTGGGAGAGAAGCGCTTTGACAGGCAGGAATTTGAATGGATTACCCAAAGGTTTATTTCCGTTGGTTATTATGCCCTGGTGGATATTGACAGAGTAGTACCCAGGAAAATTGAAATTGATGAGTCCATTGAATGGTATGCCATCAAAGATTTGCCTGAGATGATCATGGATCACACTGAACTGGTTGGATCTGCTTTGGAAGCATTACGTATTAATTTTGACCACAGACTGTTGTGGTTCAACCTCCTTCCTGAAACGTTTACCATGAAAGAGCTTCAACAACTTTATGAAATCGTATATCAAAGACCATTTCCCAGAAACAATTTCCAAAAGAAAATCTTGGACCTTAATGTGCTGGAAAGGCTGGAGAAGAAATATACCGGCGCGGCGAATAAAGCCCCATACCTATATAGATTTAAAAAAAAGCACGTCTAATACAGTCGTTCAATAAAGCAAAAAACTAATTAAAAAAGTAGAATCATAGTCATCTATCGGGCTGGTTTAATGCATATTTTTTTTTATGCTTTTTGAATAGCGACAAATTAAAACCATGAAGAATTATCTGCAAAGAACATAGAGAAGCTTTGGTGTTAGGCTTCATCTCTATTTTTAGAGATTTCGGGGTT harbors:
- the uidA gene encoding beta-glucuronidase encodes the protein MVNSLTPDQKKFLRVVVSCLLTFMVKVSSAQTFTYADPSLIALYPQQNDFRNTLNLSGMWEFKKDSLEVGETENWQNGLEGARSIAVPGSWNEQFADGRNYLGMAWYETESYVPASWQGQRIFLRVGSANYAAKVWVNGQPVGRHEGGHLPFAFEIGKLINWGETNRVSIQIENYLKPSRVPTGNVTGGPFQSFPKANYDFFPYAGLHRDVWLYSIPNTASIKDITIKTDFENTTGSIEVIVESEGNARQGKVVISGNEGQQYEADFRFVNNTSSATVSIPDVRLWSPDDPYLYQVDVTIGSSRNPGDRYSLETGVRTISVTENQLLLNGEPIFLKGFGKHEDFPIFGKGTAHPVMVKDYALMKWTGANSFRTSHYPYDEEYMRMADREGFLVIDETPAVGLYFHGDTTELAQRQAMCKQYIEEMISRDKNHPSVIMWCIANEPFPESLNPSAGSREATPESVALFQELFDLVKEKDDTRLATLVGVMGGPAEWLGLSDIICINRYYGWYTHLGDMEGATQLLGMELDGLHQRFKKPIIITEFGADTYPGMHAVEPEMFTEEFQTQFIKAYLDVADARDYMAGMHVWAFSDFRTSQGLIRFGGVNYKGVFTRDRKPKVAAYFLRSRWTE
- a CDS encoding NUDIX hydrolase translates to MKALSQQNFIQQLSIDCVIFGYQEKQLKVLVPKLDFKGDFWALPSGFIFQDEGIDQAARRILEERTGIRDVFLEQFKVFGKAGRTNIKFFERMIALNEEKLGEKRFDRQEFEWITQRFISVGYYALVDIDRVVPRKIEIDESIEWYAIKDLPEMIMDHTELVGSALEALRINFDHRLLWFNLLPETFTMKELQQLYEIVYQRPFPRNNFQKKILDLNVLERLEKKYTGAANKAPYLYRFKKKHV